Proteins found in one Drosophila busckii strain San Diego stock center, stock number 13000-0081.31 chromosome 2R, ASM1175060v1, whole genome shotgun sequence genomic segment:
- the LOC108596404 gene encoding ankyrin repeat domain-containing protein 13D isoform X5 — translation MKSLDEIKLEYPLHWQIWNGNVKQLEQELQLEKIDKEKIDVRGRTPLMLAVRLANLQCVKCLLASKCNATYEHAGWSIVQEAVCTGDEDILTAIIEVRDLQRHVQRVTHVPKLLQHLLDAPDFYIEMKWEFTSWVPLMSRLCPSDTYKVYKRGANVRIDTTLIGFDNNSWQRGNRSYIFKGGKETATMIEIDHDTHEVMVEQMSSDVGDVVAIPPALGTVRARLAAPVITNNIEMEKISFERNKSGIWGWRSEKSELINGYNCKVYGASNVEFVTKTRMDHLSEEQIKLNFLQNKTARTPLHSLLGIGDEEYTDTAGSIKERQTPSPRSEAAAAGFIENGGRTSPAVVAESNGSSACGSGASTPLSMITPEEYFSADVNLHGRDIGKPKNESTKVQRFKANLWLAEEHPIRLQEQVLPILDLMSTMASPHVSKLKDFITMQLPSGFPVKVEIPLFHVLNACITFGNVFAMTSPVDNVSTLQEEDRVTCLVDDRCFDIPGNYVSRGGDARRQMPLDEDDMLQYAIEQSLAETGNAGGACGLDQDTDKVDIWEVLRGQHATGTELLPEDDEQLQRNARSSPLANKRTMLPPHQRCGRYSPAQHLAPPVLEPQQRGRSHSAGAQFKNELNYMKKIFK, via the exons ATGAAGAGTTTGGACGAAATTAAATTGGAATATCCGCTGCACTGGCAGATTTGGAACGGAAATGTGAAGCAACTGGAGCAAGAATTACAATTGGAGAAG ATTGATAAGGAAAAAATCGATGTACGCGGCCGCACACCTTTGATGCTGGCAGTGCGTTTGGCGAATCTACAATGTGTAAAGTGCCTTTTAGCAtccaaatgcaatgcaaccTATGAGCATGCCGGCTGGTCAA TTGTGCAAGAAGCTGTTTGCACTGGTGATGAGGATATACTGACTGCCATTATTGAGGTACGCGACTTGCAGCGTCATGTGCAGCGTGTCACACATGTGCCTAAGCTGTTGCAACATCTACTAGATGCGCCcgatttttatatagaaatgaaATGGGAGTTTACTTCGTGGGTGCCCCTGATGTCGCGTCTCTGTCCCAGCGATACCTACAAGGTATATAAACGCGGAGCCAATGTGCGCATCGATACCACGCTGATTGGTTTTGATAACAACAGCTGGCAGCGTGGCAATCGTTCCTACATCTTTAAAGGCGGCA aGGAAACTGCTACCATGATTGAGATTGATCATGACACACATGAAGTGATGGTGGAGCAGATGAGCAGCGATGTTGGCGATGTAGTAGCCATACCACCAGCTCTAGGAACTGTGCGTGCTCGTCTAGCTGCTCCTGTTATTACCAACAACATTGAAATGGAGAAGATAAGCTTTGAGCGCAACAAATCTGGCATTTGGGGCTGGCGCAGCGAAAAGTCTGAGCTAATCAATGGCTACAATTGCAAAGTCTACGGTGCTAGTAATGTTGAGTTTGTCACAAAGACACGTATGGATCATCTAAGCGAGGAGCAAATAAAA ttgaattttttgcaGAATAAGACAGCCCGCACGCCACTGCACAGTCTGCTAGGCATTGGGGATGAGGaatacacagacacagctgGTTCTATTAAGGAGCGC CAGACACCTTCTCCACGCTCGGAAGCCGCTGCTGCAGGTTTTATTGAGAATGGCGGCCGCACGTCACCCGCTGTGGTCGCTGAGAGCAATGGTAGCTCAGCTTGTGGCTCAGGCGCCAGCACGCCACTTTCCATGATCACGCCCGAGGAGTACTTTAGTGCTGATGTGAATCTGCATGGGCGCGATATTGGCAAACCAAAGAATGAAAGCACAAAGGTGCAACGCTTTAAGGCCAATCTTTGGCTGGCCGAGGAGCATCCCATACGGCTGCAAGAGCAAGTACTGCCCATATTGGATTTAATGTCTACTATGGCCAGTCCGCATGTCTCTAAGCTGAAAGACTTTATAACCATGCAACTGCCATCCGGTTTTCCAGTCAAAGTTGAAATACCGCTCTTCCATGTGCTCAATGCCTGCATTACTTTTGGCAACGTTTTTGCCATGACCAGTCCAGTGGACAATGTGTCCACGCTGCAAGAGGAGGATCGCGTTACCTGCTTGGTAGACGATCGCTGCTTTGATATACCCGGCAATTATGTAAGTCGTGGTGGCGATGCTCGGCGCCAAATGCCCTTGGATGAGGACGATATGCTGCAATATGCTATTGAGCAAAGTCTGGCCGAGACCGGTAACGCTGGCGGTGCCTGTGGTCTGGATCAGGACACCGACAAAGTTGATATATGGGAGGTGTTGCGCGGTCAGCATGCCACGGGCACTGAACTCTTGCCTGAGGATGATGAACAGCTGCAGCG TAATGCACGCTCCTCTCCGCTTGCTAATAAACGCACCATGTTGCCGCCGCATCAGCGTTGTGGGCGTTACTCGCCCGCTCAACACTTGGCGCCGCCGGTGCTAGAGCCGCAGCAGCGAGGTCGCTCTCATTCGGCAGGCGCGCAGTTTAAAAATGAACTCAACTATATGAAGAAAATCTTCAAATAG
- the LOC108596404 gene encoding ankyrin repeat domain-containing protein 13D isoform X6, with the protein MKSLDEIKLEYPLHWQIWNGNVKQLEQELQLEKIDKEKIDVRGRTPLMLAVRLANLQCVKCLLASKCNATYEHAGWSIVQEAVCTGDEDILTAIIEVRDLQRHVQRVTHVPKLLQHLLDAPDFYIEMKWEFTSWVPLMSRLCPSDTYKVYKRGANVRIDTTLIGFDNNSWQRGNRSYIFKGGKETATMIEIDHDTHEVMVEQMSSDVGDVVAIPPALGTVRARLAAPVITNNIEMEKISFERNKSGIWGWRSEKSELINGYNCKVYGASNVEFVTKTRMDHLSEEQIKNKTARTPLHSLLGIGDEEYTDTAGSIKERTPSPRSEAAAAGFIENGGRTSPAVVAESNGSSACGSGASTPLSMITPEEYFSADVNLHGRDIGKPKNESTKVQRFKANLWLAEEHPIRLQEQVLPILDLMSTMASPHVSKLKDFITMQLPSGFPVKVEIPLFHVLNACITFGNVFAMTSPVDNVSTLQEEDRVTCLVDDRCFDIPGNYVSRGGDARRQMPLDEDDMLQYAIEQSLAETGNAGGACGLDQDTDKVDIWEVLRGQHATGTELLPEDDEQLQRNARSSPLANKRTMLPPHQRCGRYSPAQHLAPPVLEPQQRGRSHSAGAQFKNELNYMKKIFK; encoded by the exons ATGAAGAGTTTGGACGAAATTAAATTGGAATATCCGCTGCACTGGCAGATTTGGAACGGAAATGTGAAGCAACTGGAGCAAGAATTACAATTGGAGAAG ATTGATAAGGAAAAAATCGATGTACGCGGCCGCACACCTTTGATGCTGGCAGTGCGTTTGGCGAATCTACAATGTGTAAAGTGCCTTTTAGCAtccaaatgcaatgcaaccTATGAGCATGCCGGCTGGTCAA TTGTGCAAGAAGCTGTTTGCACTGGTGATGAGGATATACTGACTGCCATTATTGAGGTACGCGACTTGCAGCGTCATGTGCAGCGTGTCACACATGTGCCTAAGCTGTTGCAACATCTACTAGATGCGCCcgatttttatatagaaatgaaATGGGAGTTTACTTCGTGGGTGCCCCTGATGTCGCGTCTCTGTCCCAGCGATACCTACAAGGTATATAAACGCGGAGCCAATGTGCGCATCGATACCACGCTGATTGGTTTTGATAACAACAGCTGGCAGCGTGGCAATCGTTCCTACATCTTTAAAGGCGGCA aGGAAACTGCTACCATGATTGAGATTGATCATGACACACATGAAGTGATGGTGGAGCAGATGAGCAGCGATGTTGGCGATGTAGTAGCCATACCACCAGCTCTAGGAACTGTGCGTGCTCGTCTAGCTGCTCCTGTTATTACCAACAACATTGAAATGGAGAAGATAAGCTTTGAGCGCAACAAATCTGGCATTTGGGGCTGGCGCAGCGAAAAGTCTGAGCTAATCAATGGCTACAATTGCAAAGTCTACGGTGCTAGTAATGTTGAGTTTGTCACAAAGACACGTATGGATCATCTAAGCGAGGAGCAAATAAAA AATAAGACAGCCCGCACGCCACTGCACAGTCTGCTAGGCATTGGGGATGAGGaatacacagacacagctgGTTCTATTAAGGAGCGC ACACCTTCTCCACGCTCGGAAGCCGCTGCTGCAGGTTTTATTGAGAATGGCGGCCGCACGTCACCCGCTGTGGTCGCTGAGAGCAATGGTAGCTCAGCTTGTGGCTCAGGCGCCAGCACGCCACTTTCCATGATCACGCCCGAGGAGTACTTTAGTGCTGATGTGAATCTGCATGGGCGCGATATTGGCAAACCAAAGAATGAAAGCACAAAGGTGCAACGCTTTAAGGCCAATCTTTGGCTGGCCGAGGAGCATCCCATACGGCTGCAAGAGCAAGTACTGCCCATATTGGATTTAATGTCTACTATGGCCAGTCCGCATGTCTCTAAGCTGAAAGACTTTATAACCATGCAACTGCCATCCGGTTTTCCAGTCAAAGTTGAAATACCGCTCTTCCATGTGCTCAATGCCTGCATTACTTTTGGCAACGTTTTTGCCATGACCAGTCCAGTGGACAATGTGTCCACGCTGCAAGAGGAGGATCGCGTTACCTGCTTGGTAGACGATCGCTGCTTTGATATACCCGGCAATTATGTAAGTCGTGGTGGCGATGCTCGGCGCCAAATGCCCTTGGATGAGGACGATATGCTGCAATATGCTATTGAGCAAAGTCTGGCCGAGACCGGTAACGCTGGCGGTGCCTGTGGTCTGGATCAGGACACCGACAAAGTTGATATATGGGAGGTGTTGCGCGGTCAGCATGCCACGGGCACTGAACTCTTGCCTGAGGATGATGAACAGCTGCAGCG TAATGCACGCTCCTCTCCGCTTGCTAATAAACGCACCATGTTGCCGCCGCATCAGCGTTGTGGGCGTTACTCGCCCGCTCAACACTTGGCGCCGCCGGTGCTAGAGCCGCAGCAGCGAGGTCGCTCTCATTCGGCAGGCGCGCAGTTTAAAAATGAACTCAACTATATGAAGAAAATCTTCAAATAG
- the LOC108596404 gene encoding ankyrin repeat domain-containing protein 13D isoform X3, translating to MKSLDEIKLEYPLHWQIWNGNVKQLEQELQLEKIDKEKIDVRGRTPLMLAVRLANLQCVKCLLASKCNATYEHAGWSIVQEAVCTGDEDILTAIIEVRDLQRHVQRVTHVPKLLQHLLDAPDFYIEMKWEFTSWVPLMSRLCPSDTYKVYKRGANVRIDTTLIGFDNNSWQRGNRSYIFKGGKETATMIEIDHDTHEVMVEQMSSDVGDVVAIPPALGTVRARLAAPVITNNIEMEKISFERNKSGIWGWRSEKSELINGYNCKVYGASNVEFVTKTRMDHLSEEQIKNKTARTPLHSLLGIGDEEYTDTAGSIKERQTPSPRSEAAAAGFIENGGRTSPAVVAESNGSSACGSGASTPLSMITPEEYFSADVNLHGRDIGKPKNESTKVQRFKANLWLAEEHPIRLQEQVLPILDLMSTMASPHVSKLKDFITMQLPSGFPVKVEIPLFHVLNACITFGNVFAMTSPVDNVSTLQEEDRVTCLVDDRCFDIPGNYVSRGGDARRQMPLDEDDMLQYAIEQSLAETGNAGGACGLDQDTDKVDIWEVLRGQHATGTELLPEDDEQLQRVLQESMLGAHGTSGSPVSEDDDDGGFRYMDSDLAMAMRLSQQDQHKYELERQREQEMIEQALKLSLEEH from the exons ATGAAGAGTTTGGACGAAATTAAATTGGAATATCCGCTGCACTGGCAGATTTGGAACGGAAATGTGAAGCAACTGGAGCAAGAATTACAATTGGAGAAG ATTGATAAGGAAAAAATCGATGTACGCGGCCGCACACCTTTGATGCTGGCAGTGCGTTTGGCGAATCTACAATGTGTAAAGTGCCTTTTAGCAtccaaatgcaatgcaaccTATGAGCATGCCGGCTGGTCAA TTGTGCAAGAAGCTGTTTGCACTGGTGATGAGGATATACTGACTGCCATTATTGAGGTACGCGACTTGCAGCGTCATGTGCAGCGTGTCACACATGTGCCTAAGCTGTTGCAACATCTACTAGATGCGCCcgatttttatatagaaatgaaATGGGAGTTTACTTCGTGGGTGCCCCTGATGTCGCGTCTCTGTCCCAGCGATACCTACAAGGTATATAAACGCGGAGCCAATGTGCGCATCGATACCACGCTGATTGGTTTTGATAACAACAGCTGGCAGCGTGGCAATCGTTCCTACATCTTTAAAGGCGGCA aGGAAACTGCTACCATGATTGAGATTGATCATGACACACATGAAGTGATGGTGGAGCAGATGAGCAGCGATGTTGGCGATGTAGTAGCCATACCACCAGCTCTAGGAACTGTGCGTGCTCGTCTAGCTGCTCCTGTTATTACCAACAACATTGAAATGGAGAAGATAAGCTTTGAGCGCAACAAATCTGGCATTTGGGGCTGGCGCAGCGAAAAGTCTGAGCTAATCAATGGCTACAATTGCAAAGTCTACGGTGCTAGTAATGTTGAGTTTGTCACAAAGACACGTATGGATCATCTAAGCGAGGAGCAAATAAAA AATAAGACAGCCCGCACGCCACTGCACAGTCTGCTAGGCATTGGGGATGAGGaatacacagacacagctgGTTCTATTAAGGAGCGC CAGACACCTTCTCCACGCTCGGAAGCCGCTGCTGCAGGTTTTATTGAGAATGGCGGCCGCACGTCACCCGCTGTGGTCGCTGAGAGCAATGGTAGCTCAGCTTGTGGCTCAGGCGCCAGCACGCCACTTTCCATGATCACGCCCGAGGAGTACTTTAGTGCTGATGTGAATCTGCATGGGCGCGATATTGGCAAACCAAAGAATGAAAGCACAAAGGTGCAACGCTTTAAGGCCAATCTTTGGCTGGCCGAGGAGCATCCCATACGGCTGCAAGAGCAAGTACTGCCCATATTGGATTTAATGTCTACTATGGCCAGTCCGCATGTCTCTAAGCTGAAAGACTTTATAACCATGCAACTGCCATCCGGTTTTCCAGTCAAAGTTGAAATACCGCTCTTCCATGTGCTCAATGCCTGCATTACTTTTGGCAACGTTTTTGCCATGACCAGTCCAGTGGACAATGTGTCCACGCTGCAAGAGGAGGATCGCGTTACCTGCTTGGTAGACGATCGCTGCTTTGATATACCCGGCAATTATGTAAGTCGTGGTGGCGATGCTCGGCGCCAAATGCCCTTGGATGAGGACGATATGCTGCAATATGCTATTGAGCAAAGTCTGGCCGAGACCGGTAACGCTGGCGGTGCCTGTGGTCTGGATCAGGACACCGACAAAGTTGATATATGGGAGGTGTTGCGCGGTCAGCATGCCACGGGCACTGAACTCTTGCCTGAGGATGATGAACAGCTGCAGCG CGTGCTGCAAGAGTCGATGTTGGGTGCTCATGGTACCAGCGGTTCGCCTGTCTctgaggatgatgatgatggcggCTTTCGTTACATGGACTCGGATCTAGCAATGGCCATGCGTCTCTCGCAGCAGGACCAACATAAATACGAGCTGGAGAGGCAGCGTGAGCAGGAGATGATTGAGCAGGCACTCAAGCTTAGCCTGGAGGAGCATTAA
- the LOC108596404 gene encoding ankyrin repeat domain-containing protein 13D isoform X2, whose protein sequence is MKSLDEIKLEYPLHWQIWNGNVKQLEQELQLEKIDKEKIDVRGRTPLMLAVRLANLQCVKCLLASKCNATYEHAGWSIVQEAVCTGDEDILTAIIEVRDLQRHVQRVTHVPKLLQHLLDAPDFYIEMKWEFTSWVPLMSRLCPSDTYKVYKRGANVRIDTTLIGFDNNSWQRGNRSYIFKGGKETATMIEIDHDTHEVMVEQMSSDVGDVVAIPPALGTVRARLAAPVITNNIEMEKISFERNKSGIWGWRSEKSELINGYNCKVYGASNVEFVTKTRMDHLSEEQIKLNFLQNKTARTPLHSLLGIGDEEYTDTAGSIKERTPSPRSEAAAAGFIENGGRTSPAVVAESNGSSACGSGASTPLSMITPEEYFSADVNLHGRDIGKPKNESTKVQRFKANLWLAEEHPIRLQEQVLPILDLMSTMASPHVSKLKDFITMQLPSGFPVKVEIPLFHVLNACITFGNVFAMTSPVDNVSTLQEEDRVTCLVDDRCFDIPGNYVSRGGDARRQMPLDEDDMLQYAIEQSLAETGNAGGACGLDQDTDKVDIWEVLRGQHATGTELLPEDDEQLQRVLQESMLGAHGTSGSPVSEDDDDGGFRYMDSDLAMAMRLSQQDQHKYELERQREQEMIEQALKLSLEEH, encoded by the exons ATGAAGAGTTTGGACGAAATTAAATTGGAATATCCGCTGCACTGGCAGATTTGGAACGGAAATGTGAAGCAACTGGAGCAAGAATTACAATTGGAGAAG ATTGATAAGGAAAAAATCGATGTACGCGGCCGCACACCTTTGATGCTGGCAGTGCGTTTGGCGAATCTACAATGTGTAAAGTGCCTTTTAGCAtccaaatgcaatgcaaccTATGAGCATGCCGGCTGGTCAA TTGTGCAAGAAGCTGTTTGCACTGGTGATGAGGATATACTGACTGCCATTATTGAGGTACGCGACTTGCAGCGTCATGTGCAGCGTGTCACACATGTGCCTAAGCTGTTGCAACATCTACTAGATGCGCCcgatttttatatagaaatgaaATGGGAGTTTACTTCGTGGGTGCCCCTGATGTCGCGTCTCTGTCCCAGCGATACCTACAAGGTATATAAACGCGGAGCCAATGTGCGCATCGATACCACGCTGATTGGTTTTGATAACAACAGCTGGCAGCGTGGCAATCGTTCCTACATCTTTAAAGGCGGCA aGGAAACTGCTACCATGATTGAGATTGATCATGACACACATGAAGTGATGGTGGAGCAGATGAGCAGCGATGTTGGCGATGTAGTAGCCATACCACCAGCTCTAGGAACTGTGCGTGCTCGTCTAGCTGCTCCTGTTATTACCAACAACATTGAAATGGAGAAGATAAGCTTTGAGCGCAACAAATCTGGCATTTGGGGCTGGCGCAGCGAAAAGTCTGAGCTAATCAATGGCTACAATTGCAAAGTCTACGGTGCTAGTAATGTTGAGTTTGTCACAAAGACACGTATGGATCATCTAAGCGAGGAGCAAATAAAA ttgaattttttgcaGAATAAGACAGCCCGCACGCCACTGCACAGTCTGCTAGGCATTGGGGATGAGGaatacacagacacagctgGTTCTATTAAGGAGCGC ACACCTTCTCCACGCTCGGAAGCCGCTGCTGCAGGTTTTATTGAGAATGGCGGCCGCACGTCACCCGCTGTGGTCGCTGAGAGCAATGGTAGCTCAGCTTGTGGCTCAGGCGCCAGCACGCCACTTTCCATGATCACGCCCGAGGAGTACTTTAGTGCTGATGTGAATCTGCATGGGCGCGATATTGGCAAACCAAAGAATGAAAGCACAAAGGTGCAACGCTTTAAGGCCAATCTTTGGCTGGCCGAGGAGCATCCCATACGGCTGCAAGAGCAAGTACTGCCCATATTGGATTTAATGTCTACTATGGCCAGTCCGCATGTCTCTAAGCTGAAAGACTTTATAACCATGCAACTGCCATCCGGTTTTCCAGTCAAAGTTGAAATACCGCTCTTCCATGTGCTCAATGCCTGCATTACTTTTGGCAACGTTTTTGCCATGACCAGTCCAGTGGACAATGTGTCCACGCTGCAAGAGGAGGATCGCGTTACCTGCTTGGTAGACGATCGCTGCTTTGATATACCCGGCAATTATGTAAGTCGTGGTGGCGATGCTCGGCGCCAAATGCCCTTGGATGAGGACGATATGCTGCAATATGCTATTGAGCAAAGTCTGGCCGAGACCGGTAACGCTGGCGGTGCCTGTGGTCTGGATCAGGACACCGACAAAGTTGATATATGGGAGGTGTTGCGCGGTCAGCATGCCACGGGCACTGAACTCTTGCCTGAGGATGATGAACAGCTGCAGCG CGTGCTGCAAGAGTCGATGTTGGGTGCTCATGGTACCAGCGGTTCGCCTGTCTctgaggatgatgatgatggcggCTTTCGTTACATGGACTCGGATCTAGCAATGGCCATGCGTCTCTCGCAGCAGGACCAACATAAATACGAGCTGGAGAGGCAGCGTGAGCAGGAGATGATTGAGCAGGCACTCAAGCTTAGCCTGGAGGAGCATTAA
- the LOC108596404 gene encoding ankyrin repeat domain-containing protein 13D isoform X1 translates to MKSLDEIKLEYPLHWQIWNGNVKQLEQELQLEKIDKEKIDVRGRTPLMLAVRLANLQCVKCLLASKCNATYEHAGWSIVQEAVCTGDEDILTAIIEVRDLQRHVQRVTHVPKLLQHLLDAPDFYIEMKWEFTSWVPLMSRLCPSDTYKVYKRGANVRIDTTLIGFDNNSWQRGNRSYIFKGGKETATMIEIDHDTHEVMVEQMSSDVGDVVAIPPALGTVRARLAAPVITNNIEMEKISFERNKSGIWGWRSEKSELINGYNCKVYGASNVEFVTKTRMDHLSEEQIKLNFLQNKTARTPLHSLLGIGDEEYTDTAGSIKERQTPSPRSEAAAAGFIENGGRTSPAVVAESNGSSACGSGASTPLSMITPEEYFSADVNLHGRDIGKPKNESTKVQRFKANLWLAEEHPIRLQEQVLPILDLMSTMASPHVSKLKDFITMQLPSGFPVKVEIPLFHVLNACITFGNVFAMTSPVDNVSTLQEEDRVTCLVDDRCFDIPGNYVSRGGDARRQMPLDEDDMLQYAIEQSLAETGNAGGACGLDQDTDKVDIWEVLRGQHATGTELLPEDDEQLQRVLQESMLGAHGTSGSPVSEDDDDGGFRYMDSDLAMAMRLSQQDQHKYELERQREQEMIEQALKLSLEEH, encoded by the exons ATGAAGAGTTTGGACGAAATTAAATTGGAATATCCGCTGCACTGGCAGATTTGGAACGGAAATGTGAAGCAACTGGAGCAAGAATTACAATTGGAGAAG ATTGATAAGGAAAAAATCGATGTACGCGGCCGCACACCTTTGATGCTGGCAGTGCGTTTGGCGAATCTACAATGTGTAAAGTGCCTTTTAGCAtccaaatgcaatgcaaccTATGAGCATGCCGGCTGGTCAA TTGTGCAAGAAGCTGTTTGCACTGGTGATGAGGATATACTGACTGCCATTATTGAGGTACGCGACTTGCAGCGTCATGTGCAGCGTGTCACACATGTGCCTAAGCTGTTGCAACATCTACTAGATGCGCCcgatttttatatagaaatgaaATGGGAGTTTACTTCGTGGGTGCCCCTGATGTCGCGTCTCTGTCCCAGCGATACCTACAAGGTATATAAACGCGGAGCCAATGTGCGCATCGATACCACGCTGATTGGTTTTGATAACAACAGCTGGCAGCGTGGCAATCGTTCCTACATCTTTAAAGGCGGCA aGGAAACTGCTACCATGATTGAGATTGATCATGACACACATGAAGTGATGGTGGAGCAGATGAGCAGCGATGTTGGCGATGTAGTAGCCATACCACCAGCTCTAGGAACTGTGCGTGCTCGTCTAGCTGCTCCTGTTATTACCAACAACATTGAAATGGAGAAGATAAGCTTTGAGCGCAACAAATCTGGCATTTGGGGCTGGCGCAGCGAAAAGTCTGAGCTAATCAATGGCTACAATTGCAAAGTCTACGGTGCTAGTAATGTTGAGTTTGTCACAAAGACACGTATGGATCATCTAAGCGAGGAGCAAATAAAA ttgaattttttgcaGAATAAGACAGCCCGCACGCCACTGCACAGTCTGCTAGGCATTGGGGATGAGGaatacacagacacagctgGTTCTATTAAGGAGCGC CAGACACCTTCTCCACGCTCGGAAGCCGCTGCTGCAGGTTTTATTGAGAATGGCGGCCGCACGTCACCCGCTGTGGTCGCTGAGAGCAATGGTAGCTCAGCTTGTGGCTCAGGCGCCAGCACGCCACTTTCCATGATCACGCCCGAGGAGTACTTTAGTGCTGATGTGAATCTGCATGGGCGCGATATTGGCAAACCAAAGAATGAAAGCACAAAGGTGCAACGCTTTAAGGCCAATCTTTGGCTGGCCGAGGAGCATCCCATACGGCTGCAAGAGCAAGTACTGCCCATATTGGATTTAATGTCTACTATGGCCAGTCCGCATGTCTCTAAGCTGAAAGACTTTATAACCATGCAACTGCCATCCGGTTTTCCAGTCAAAGTTGAAATACCGCTCTTCCATGTGCTCAATGCCTGCATTACTTTTGGCAACGTTTTTGCCATGACCAGTCCAGTGGACAATGTGTCCACGCTGCAAGAGGAGGATCGCGTTACCTGCTTGGTAGACGATCGCTGCTTTGATATACCCGGCAATTATGTAAGTCGTGGTGGCGATGCTCGGCGCCAAATGCCCTTGGATGAGGACGATATGCTGCAATATGCTATTGAGCAAAGTCTGGCCGAGACCGGTAACGCTGGCGGTGCCTGTGGTCTGGATCAGGACACCGACAAAGTTGATATATGGGAGGTGTTGCGCGGTCAGCATGCCACGGGCACTGAACTCTTGCCTGAGGATGATGAACAGCTGCAGCG CGTGCTGCAAGAGTCGATGTTGGGTGCTCATGGTACCAGCGGTTCGCCTGTCTctgaggatgatgatgatggcggCTTTCGTTACATGGACTCGGATCTAGCAATGGCCATGCGTCTCTCGCAGCAGGACCAACATAAATACGAGCTGGAGAGGCAGCGTGAGCAGGAGATGATTGAGCAGGCACTCAAGCTTAGCCTGGAGGAGCATTAA